The following are from one region of the Anaeropeptidivorans aminofermentans genome:
- the mnmE gene encoding tRNA uridine-5-carboxymethylaminomethyl(34) synthesis GTPase MnmE, with product MKRETDTIAAIATGAGGGIGIIRVSGSLSQNIAKDIFMPHLSVTALESHRLYYGKILKNNEILDEAMISLMLSPKSYTKEDVLEINCHGGEKALSLVLDLVLSKGARLAEPGEFTKRAFLNGRIDLTRAEAVMDIINARTELSHRSALGRLSGRLYEKIKECTDKVLLMLAHIEASIDYPEHDLEKMNLQEIEENASFLIEELDKLIKTSESGIALKEGIKTVILGKPNAGKSSLLNSVLKEDRSIVTDIPGTTRDIVSEYVNIKGLPLKILDTAGIRQTNDPIELAGVHKALESAKTAGLILLVLDSTEEISKEDIEILREAKDPFKIILLNKTDIGSYKLPEDTDILEGIPVVEISAKTGEGLNELYDTIYNMFIHEEIGSQTVIVESTRNRESLMNARESLFNVMESINMGMPEDILTIDLMDCYKYLTEITGEGVSEDIIDRIFSEFCLGK from the coding sequence TTGAAAAGGGAAACCGACACTATTGCCGCCATAGCCACAGGGGCCGGCGGGGGCATAGGAATTATAAGAGTAAGCGGGTCTTTATCCCAAAATATCGCAAAAGATATATTTATGCCGCATCTTTCCGTAACAGCTCTTGAAAGCCACAGGCTTTATTACGGAAAAATACTTAAAAATAATGAAATTCTTGACGAGGCGATGATAAGCCTGATGTTAAGCCCCAAGTCCTATACGAAAGAAGACGTTTTGGAAATCAACTGCCACGGGGGAGAGAAGGCCCTTTCTCTGGTCCTCGATTTGGTTCTTTCAAAAGGGGCAAGGCTTGCCGAGCCGGGAGAATTTACAAAAAGAGCATTTTTAAACGGAAGAATAGACCTTACGAGAGCCGAGGCGGTAATGGATATCATTAACGCAAGGACGGAGCTTTCCCACCGTTCGGCTTTAGGCAGGCTTTCCGGCAGGTTATATGAAAAAATAAAGGAATGCACCGACAAGGTATTGTTAATGCTTGCCCATATCGAAGCTTCCATCGACTATCCGGAACATGACCTTGAAAAAATGAACTTACAGGAAATTGAAGAAAATGCTTCTTTTCTTATAGAAGAGCTTGATAAGCTCATAAAAACCTCAGAAAGCGGAATTGCTTTAAAAGAAGGCATCAAAACCGTAATTCTTGGAAAACCAAACGCCGGCAAAAGCTCTTTATTAAATTCCGTTTTAAAGGAAGACCGGTCTATCGTGACGGATATTCCGGGGACTACCAGAGATATTGTTTCAGAATATGTGAATATTAAGGGGCTTCCCCTTAAAATATTAGATACGGCGGGCATTCGGCAGACAAATGACCCCATAGAGCTTGCAGGGGTTCACAAGGCTCTTGAAAGCGCCAAAACCGCCGGGCTTATTCTTCTTGTGCTGGATTCCACAGAGGAAATTTCAAAAGAAGACATTGAAATTTTAAGAGAAGCAAAGGACCCTTTTAAGATTATACTTTTGAATAAAACAGATATAGGCTCTTATAAGCTCCCGGAAGATACAGATATCCTTGAGGGAATCCCGGTGGTGGAAATTTCAGCCAAAACCGGCGAAGGGCTTAACGAGCTTTACGATACCATCTATAATATGTTTATCCATGAGGAAATAGGAAGCCAGACGGTAATCGTCGAAAGTACAAGAAACAGAGAATCTCTTATGAACGCAAGGGAGAGCCTTTTTAACGTAATGGAATCTATCAATATGGGAATGCCGGAAGACATCCTTACGATAGATCTTATGGACTGCTATAAATACTTAACGGAAATAACGGGCGAAGGAGTTTCAGAGGATATTATCGACAGGATTTTCTCTGAATTCTGCCTTGGTAAATAA